From a single Carassius gibelio isolate Cgi1373 ecotype wild population from Czech Republic chromosome A18, carGib1.2-hapl.c, whole genome shotgun sequence genomic region:
- the LOC127933996 gene encoding uncharacterized protein LOC127933996, with translation MRFHEVHDMYHKTFEDDDDLDASKGYLTSVLRDVQDLQHTVVSWFEDFKQSMESHDASNFQEEQQMLDDAVKPQMSPVDQLSTQFQELQNLRQKENEEFSVLLAQQEERLRAQFKLQLQQAELEMDGLKGLLKLKDAEMEENRRKAELTTINKDFSTPVSGNPSFNFHPSFSAVNDNSLCQLLELSRQQYQSHIDSMHLPPVDIIKFDGEPLKYWQFIRLFSSVIDKETVPDQEKLTRLHQYTVGQARDAISHCLYNPDSSLGYAEAMTILKRRFGNPYAISQAWVDKVLNHKEVKDNKQLQSFADILRSCRDTLKAMKCEDELNGGRTLLQIVEKLPEDIKKRWLTINYEIIKSGRLPKLDDVVSLVESEATKRADPIFGNLLTPASRNSPTSYKSNAKSSFNKKRQTFATVSVTNESTISSTPKITSRFKCPKCADGHFLNQCQAFRALSVQERLAFVQRKQLCLNCFMKGHRSTICSRSWVCKVPGCGKKHNSWLHSAIVASDNDKSQSTNQATEDEPAVDPPQAIQAHATRKCSEVSQKKIALPILPVVVSDRHKRFSMNVFALLDSGSNGTFVSKKLVNALKLESRKMNIKLNTMETKNLNVVTLAVDLRVEDAQQRNSFLMKGVLCRDHLNISLDSPVTQQELFKWPHLREIADEISLPDADLADEVHLLIGLDQPDILAPRDTCCGESGEPYAILTGLGWTLHGPVADGSTSVSANFIRTDHSLQQAVERFWKLDDPVHVNHDSQSVVDEQVVALWNKQAVKEEGHYTLPIPFKEHPPQLPNNYTMAKHRLDLLGKRLKKDPTLLQKYKEGIGDSLRKKYAEEVVDINRKDGCVWYLPHHPVLHPHKPEKVRIVFDCAARYQGTSLNDHIHQGPDFTNKLLGVLLKFRQEPIALNADIESMFYQVRVPSEERDVLRFLWWEDNDPNKPPKHYRMTAHLFGGVWSPSAANYALQRVAEDNHGNFSDDTVETVKRNFYVDDCLKSVPTEEAAIKLASELRELLTCGGFRLTKWLSNSKEVMKSIPADDWAKSLHEVNLDQEDLPFERTLGVLWDVERDCFTFDVKSVDKPLTKRGVLSTTSSIYDPLGFASPFVLKAKAIFQELCRMKVEWDEELPVNIAAQWHRWLNDLPLLSALTIPRCLRPTSTSCLLSAQLHHFSDASELAYGAVSYIRIGDTCRLVMSKARLAPIKPVSIPRLELLAAVVATELDQHIKQHLEIPIERTFFWTDSTIVLQYIKNKHCRFQTFVANRISKIHERSESCQWRHIDSASNPADDVSRGMTMREILASERWKSGPHFLRYDEEHWPAQPIINDLPDEAEIKRGKEVYAASITPNQAMKNAVDRLLERYSSWHRLKRATAILLRLKALLRKKLSVHLSDPITVGELQQAELAILNYVQAATFRSTEAKPSSLLKLKPFKDETDQLLRVGGRLMNAPIPYEAKHPVILPNNHHVTQLIIRHYHLRLGHAGPERVLTEIRQRFWILKGRAVITQTLKSCLQCRKLRAKPQAQQMANLPDSRVTPCEPPFTRVGIDYFGPFLIKKARSEQKRYGCLFTCLTTRAIHLEVAHTLDTDSFINALQRFIARRGSPSEIRSDNGTNFVGGLRELRKAISEWNQQKISDYLLQNNVKWIFNPPAASHMGGVWERQIRTVRSILNTVLLQQAPDDEGLTTLFCCVEAIVNGRPITKLSDDPSDPLPLTPNHLLLLRSGPTLPPGAFVKQDVYRRRWRQVQYLADIFWSRWIKEYLPALQQRQKWLQPKRNLQVGDLVIILHENTPRNHWPLGLITQVYPGTDGLVRTVEVKTQAGVFSRPVDKICLLEASFIS, from the coding sequence ATGCGGTTTCATGAGGTCCATGACATGTATCATAAAACATTCGAAGATGATGATGACCTAGATGCTTCTAAAGGCTATTTAACATCAGTCCTGCGGGATGTGCAAGACTTACAGCACACAGTGGTAAGCTGGTTTGAAGACTTTAAGCAATCAATGGAATCTCATGATGCATCAAACTTCCAAGAGGAACAGCAAATGCTTGATGATGCTGTTAAACCGCAAATGTCTCCTGTAGACCAACTATCTACCCAGTTTCAAGAGCTACAGAATctaagacagaaagaaaatgaAGAGTTCTCTGTGCTTTTAGCTCAACAAGAAGAACGTCTGCGTGCACAGTTTAAACTACAACTTCAGCAAGCTGAACTTGAAATGGATGGACTAAAAGGCTTACTGAAACTCAAAGATGCTGAGATGGAAGAAAATAGACGAAAGGCTGAGTTAACGACAATAAACAAAGATTTCTCAACTCCTGTCTCAGGTAACCCATCCTTTAACTTTCATCCATCATTCTCAGCAGTAAACGATAATTCTTTATGTCAACTACTGGAGCTGTCAAGGCAACAGTATCAGTCACACATTGATTCCATGCACTTACCACCTGTTGACATAATCAAATTCGATGGTGAACCCTTAAAGTACTGGCAGTTCATCAGATTGTTTTCCTCAGTGATTGACAAAGAGACAGTGCCAGATCAAGAAAAACTCACTCGTCTGCATCAGTACACTGTCGGTCAAGCTAGAGATGCTATCTCGCACTGTTTGTACAATCCTGATTCTAGCCTGGGCTATGCAGAAGCCATGACTATTCTGAAAAGACGTTTTGGCAATCCATATGCAATATCACAAGCATGGGTCGACAAGGTGCTCAATCACAAAGAGGTTAAAGACAACAAGCAGTTGCAAAGCTTTGCAGACATTTTGCGTAGCTGCCGAGATACTCTAAAAGCAATGAAGTGTGAGGATGAGCTCAATGGTGGACGCACTTTGCTACAGATTGTAGAAAAGCTGCCtgaagacataaaaaaaagatgGCTCACAATAAATTATGAGATAATCAAATCTGGACGTTTACCAAAGTTGGACGATGTAGTCAGTCTTGTTGAATCTGAAGCCACTAAGAGAGCTGATCCTATCTTTGGGAATCTTCTTACACCTGCCAGTCGAAATTCTCCCACGAGTTACAAATCAAATGCTAAGTCAAGCTTCAATAAGAAAAGGCAGACATTTGCAACCGTGTCAGTTACTAATGAATCCACCATATCATCTACACCAAAGATAACTTCAAGATTTAAATGTCCAAAGTGCGCTGACGGACATTTCCTGAACCAGTGTCAAGCTTTCAGAGCTTTGTCTGTTCAAGAACGTTTGGCCTTTGTTCAGCGAAAGCAACTCTGCCTGAACTGCTTTATGAAGGGTCATCGGAGCACAATCTGTTCTCGCAGCTGGGTATGCAAAGTGCCTGGATGTGGGAAAAAACACAACAGTTGGCTACACTCTGCCATCGTAGCTTCTGACAACGACAAAAGCCAATCTACTAATCAAGCTACGGAAGATGAACCAGCTGTTGACCCGCCACAAGCCATTCAAGCACATGCTACCAGAAAATGCAGTGAAGTCAGTCAAAAGAAGATTGCTCTTCCCATTTTGCCTGTAGTAGTTTCAGACAGACATAAACGATTCTCTATGAATGTCTTTGCTTTGCTTGATAGTGGCTCAAATGGGACCTTCGTGTCTAAGAAGCTAGTTAATGCTCTTAAACTGGAATCACGCAAAATGAACATAAAGCTGAACACTATGGAGACCAAAAACCTCAATGTAGTCACCTTAGCAGTGGATCTACGAGTTGAAGATGCTCAACAAAGGAACTCTTTCCTGATGAAAGGAGTGCTCTGTCGAGATCACTTGAACATAAGTCTCGACAGCCCAGTCACACAGCAGGAGCTGTTTAAGTGGCCGCATCTGCGGGAAATTGCGGATGAAATCAGTCTACCTGATGCTGATTTAGCTGATGAGGTTCACCTGCTAATAGGTCTAGATCAACCAGACATACTTGCTCCTCGTGACACATGCTGTGGTGAGTCTGGCGAACCATATGCAATTCTTACTGGCTTGGGATGGACACTCCATGGACCAGTAGCTGATGGCTCTACATCTGTTTCTGCCAATTTTATTCGAACTGACCATTCTCTACAACAAGCAGTTGAAAGATTTTGGAAATTGGATGATCCAGTCCATGTGAACCATGATTCGCAGTCAGTAGTTGATGAGCAGGTTGTGGCCCTATGGAACAAACAAGCAGTCAAAGAGGAAGGTCATTACACACTTCCTATCCCGTTCAAAGAACATCCACCACAACTGCCCAATAACTACACGATGGCCAAGCATCGATTAGACCTTCTAGGAAAGAGGCTAAAAAAGGACCCAACTTTGCTTCAGAAGTATAAAGAGGGTATTGGAGACTCTTTGCGCAAAAAATATGCAGAAGAAGTCGTCGATATTAACAGAAAAGATGGCTGCGTGTGGTACCTGCCACATCATCCAGTGCTACATCCACATAAGCCAGAGAAAGTTCGTATTGTCTTTGATTGTGCAGCACGTTACCAGGGTACTTCATTAAATGACCATATTCATCAAGGCCCAGACTTTACCAATAAGCTGCTAGGAGTCCTTCTCAAGTTCAGACAAGAACCCATTGCCTTGAATGCGGACATTGAAAGCATGTTCTATCAGGTTCGGGTGCCATCTGAGGAAAGAGATGTGCTTCGCTTCCTGTGGTGGGAAGATAACGACCCGAACAAACCACCTAAGCATTATCGTATGACAGCTCATCTGTTTGGAGGTGTCTGGAGTCCTAGTGCTGCCAATTATGCCTTGCAACGAGTGGCGGAGGACAATCATGGAAACTTCTCTGATGACACAGTGGAAACGGTTAAGCGAAATTTCTATGTTGACGATTGCCTTAAGTCAGTACCAACAGAGGAGGCTGCCATTAAACTCGCTTCCGAACTCCGGGAACTGCTCACCTGCGGAGGCTTTAGGTTAACCAAGTGGTTAAGCAATTCTAAGGAAGTGATGAAGTCAATACCAGCTGATGACTGGGCAAAATCATTACATGAGGTAAACCTTGACCAAGAGGATTTGCCATTTGAACGAACACTGGGCGTCCTTTGGGATGTAGAACGAGATTGCTTCACATTCGATGTCAAGTCAGTGGACAAGCCTCTAACAAAGAGAGGAGTATTGAGCACTACCAGTTCCATCTATGATCCTTTAGGATTCGCAAGCCCTTTCGTGCTTAAAGCTAAAGCAATCTTTCAAGAGTTGTGCCGTATGAAAGTTGAGTGGGATGAGGAGTTACCAGTGAACATAGCAGCACAATGGCACAGATGGTTGAACGACTTGCCTCTGTTGTCAGCACTGACAATTCCAAGATGCCTTAGACCGACATCTACAAGTTGTTTGTTATCAGCCCAGCTCCATCACTTTTCTGATGCTTCAGAACTGGCTTACGGTGCTGTTTCATACATCAGGATTGGTGACACCTGCAGGCTGGTGATGTCAAAGGCCAGACTTGCTCCAATCAAGCCAGTAAGCATACCACGACTGGAGCTACTAGCAGCCGTTGTTGCTACGGAGCTGGATCAGCATATCAAGCAACACTTAGAGATCCCAATTGAAAGGACTTTCTTTTGGACGGACAGTACTATTGTACTTCAGTACATCAAAAACAAGCATTGTCGTTTCCAGACATTTGTCGCCAACCGTATATCAAAAATACATGAACGCTCAGAATCATGCCAGTGGAGACATATTGATTCTGCCTCTAACCCTGCGGATGACGTCTCTAGAGGAATGACTATGAGAGAGATTTTGGCAAGTGAACGATGGAAATCTGGTCCACACTTTCTTAGATACGATGAGGAACATTGGCCTGCTCAACCTATTATAAATGACTTGCCGGATGAAGCAGAGATCAAACGAGGCAAAGAAGTCTATGCAGCTAGCATAACACCAAACCAAGCAATGAAAAATGCAGTAGACAGACTACTGGAACGATACTCCAGTTGGCATCGTTTGAAAAGAGCTACTGCTATCTTGTTGCGTCTCAAGGCTTTGTTACGCAAGAAACTAAGTGTTCATCTTTCTGACCCCATCACTGTTGGTGAGCTCCAGCAAGCAGAGTTAGCCATTCTCAATTACGTACAAGCTGCAACTTTCAGATCTACTGAAGCCAAGCCTAGTTCTCTTCTCAAACTTAAACCCTTTAAAGATGAAACTGATCAACTCCTTCGTGTCGGAGGCAGACTAATGAATGCCCCAATTCCTTACGAGGCTAAACATCCAGTGATCCTACCTAACAATCATCACGTCACCCAGCTAATTATTCGTCACTATCATCTTCGCTTGGGTCATGCAGGGCCAGAACGAGTTCTTACAGAAATTCGTCAACGTTTCTGGATTCTAAAGGGACGTGCTGTCATTACACAAACTCTGAAGTCATGCCTACAGTGTCGCAAGTTAAGAGCTAAGCCACAAGCCCAGCAAATGGCAAACTTACCTGACTCTAGAGTGACACCGTGTGAGCCTCCATTCACTCGAGTGGGCATAGACTACTTCGGGCCATTCTTGATTAAGAAGGCACGCAGTGAACAAAAGAGGTATGGATGTTTGTTTACATGTCTCACTACGAGAGCTATTCATCTCGAAGTCGCTCACACCCTAGATACTGATTCCTTTATCAACGCACTACAGCGATTCATTGCCAGGAGAGGTTCCCCTTCTGAAATACGGTCAGATAACGGGACTAATTTCGTTGGTGGATTAAGAGAGTTACGGAAAGCCATCAGTGAATGGAATCAACAAAAGATTTCTGATTACCTGCTGCAGAACAATGTAAAATGGATCTTCAATCCACCTGCTGCCTCCCACATGGGTGGTGTTTGGGAGCGACAAATTCGCACTGTTCGTTCCATTCTAAACACTGTCCTATTGCAGCAGGCACCAGATGACGAGGGTCTGACAACACTGTTTTGTTGCGTTGAGGCTATTGTCAATGGTAGACCAATCACTAAACTCTCAGATGACCCATCAGATCCTCTACCACTAACCCCAAATCATCTGTTGTTACTCCGTTCGGGTCCAACTCTACCTCCAGGAGCTTTCGTAAAACAAGATGTTTACCGACGCAGATGGCGCCAGGTCCAGTATCTGGCAGATATATTCTGGTCGAGATGGATTAAAGAATATTTGCCTGCACTGCAGCAGCGCCAAAAATGGCTACAACCAAAGCGTAATCTTCAAGTAGGAGATCTTGTGATCATTCTGCATGAAAATACACCACGCAATCACTGGCCACTAGGTCTGATTACTCAAGTTTACCCTGGTACAGATGGACTTGTGCGTACTGTGGAAGTGAAAACACAGGCAGGAGTCTTCAGCCGTCCTGTGGATAAAATCTGCCTCCTAGAAGCCAGTTTTATCAGTTGA